In Zingiber officinale cultivar Zhangliang chromosome 6A, Zo_v1.1, whole genome shotgun sequence, a single genomic region encodes these proteins:
- the LOC121998130 gene encoding short-chain dehydrogenase TIC 32 B, chloroplastic-like, translating into MGYWREATGIKGPSGFGSGNTAEQVTQGIDASRLTAIVTGGSSGIGAETARVLALRGAHVIIGARNLEAANAVKQNILNSIPSARIDIIQIELSSLKSVRAFAEKFLAMNLPLNILINNAGVMYCPFKLSEDGVEMQFATNHLGHFLLTNLLLDKLKTTAEKTGIEGRIVNLSSVAHVGPYSEGIKFDKLNDKKAYNDMMAYGQSKLANILHSNELARRLKEEGVNVTANSVHPGLIRTNLGRHAACFITVLRAFTFFLWKDIPQGAATTCYVALNPSLKGVSGKYFADSNLEKPSAKARDEALAKKLWDFSEELVKNSK; encoded by the exons ATGGGGTACTGGAGGGAAGCCACCGGCATCAAAGGACCTAGCGGATTCGGATCCGGCAACACCGCCGAGCAGGTCACTCAGGGCATCGACGCCTCTCGCCTCACCGCCATCGTCACCG GTGGAAGCAGTGGAATCGGAGCAGAGACGGCAAGGGTGTTGGCCCTGAGAGGAGCCCATGTCATCATCGGTGCAAGGAACTTGGAAGCTGCTAATGCCGTGAAGCAGAACATCCTGAACAGTATTCCATCTGCTAGAATTGACATCATCCAGATTGAGCTCAGCTCGCTCAAATCTGTCCGAGCCTTCGCCGAGAAATTCCTCGCCATGAATCTCCCTCTCAACATCTTGAT AAACAACGCTGGTGTGATGTACTGCCCATTCAAGCTCTCAGAGGATGGAGTAGAGATGCAGTTTGCGACGAATCATctcg GTCACTTCCTGCTGACAAATCTTCTACTTGACAAACTGAAAACCACTGCGGAAAAGACAGGAATTGAGGGCCGCATCGTGAATCTATCCTCAGTCGCTCACGTTGGGCCTTACAGTGAAGGAATCAAGTTCGACAAACTCAATGACAAGAAAGC ATATAACGATATGATGGCTTATGGGCAATCCAAGTTGGCTAACATCTTGCACTCCAACGAGCTTGCACGACGCTTGAAG GAAGAAGGCGTGAATGTTACTGCAAATTCTGTTCACCCTGGTTTGATCAGAACAAACTTAGGGAGACACGCAGCCTGCTTCATTA CTGTTTTGAGggctttcactttcttcttgtgGAAGGACATCCCTCAAGGTGCAGCAACGACGTGCTATGTGGCACTGAATCCAAGTTTGAAGGGAGTGAGTGGGAAGTATTTTGCAGACAGTAACTTGGAGAAGCCAAGTGCCAAGGCCAGAGATGAAGCATTAGCAAAGAAGCTCTGGGATTTCAGTGAAGAACTAGTTAAGAATTCGAAGTAA